In a single window of the Nicotiana tomentosiformis chromosome 8, ASM39032v3, whole genome shotgun sequence genome:
- the LOC104118949 gene encoding FAM10 family protein At4g22670-like isoform X2, giving the protein MEPAKLNELKQFVEQCKSNPSILSNPSLSFFRDYIESLGGKLPPAAYDTGDYKAKSHVVDESDDEVGDDENDAHAKGAVEEDEEPEIIESDIEFDESDTVEPDNDEPQKMGDPSVEVTEEARDASQESKAQALEAISEGKLEDAIEHLTKAVLLNPTSAIMYAARASVYIKMKKPNAAIRDANAALEINPDSAKGYKSRGIARAMLGKWEEAAKDLHLASKLDYDEEISAVLKKVEPNAHRIEEHRRKYDRLRKEREDRKNECERQRRKAEAQAAYEKAKKQEESSSNRRAGGMPGGFPGGMPGGFPGGMPGGSPGAMPGGSPGAMPGGSPGAMPGGMPGNMDYSKILNDPELMAAFKDPDVMAALQDVMKNPANLAKHQANPKVAPIIAKMMSKFAGSN; this is encoded by the exons ATGGAGCCGGCGAAGTTGAATGAACTGAAGCAATTCGTCGAACAGTGCAAATCCAATCCTTCTATTCTCTCTAATCCTTCTCTTTCCTTCTTCCGTGACTACATTGAAAG tcTCGGTGGTAAACTTCCTCCGGCTGCTTACGACACTGGAGATTACAAAGCG AAGTCTCATGTGGTGGATGAGAGTGATGACGAGGTGGGTGATGATGAGAACGATGCTCATGCTAAAGGGGCGGTTGAAGAAGACGAGGAGCCTGAGATAATTGAATCTGATATTGAGTTTGATGAGAGTGACACTGTGGAACCTGACAATGATGAGCCACAAAAG ATGGGAGACCCTTCTGTTGAGGTGACCGAAGAAGCCCGCGATGCTTCTCAAGAGTCCAAAGCTCAGGCCTTGGAAGCAATTTCTGAAG GTAAGCTAGAAGATGCAATTGAGCATCTTACAAAGGCAGTTCTCCTCAATCCTACATCAGCAATTATGTATGCTGCTAGAG CTAGTGTGTATATCAAGATGAAGAAGCCAAATGCTGCCATACGAGATGCAAATGCAGCGTTAGAG ATAAACCCAGATTCTGCTAAAGGTTACAAATCACGTGGCATTGCACGTGCCATGCTGGGAAAATGGGAGGAAGCTGCTAAGGATCTTCACTTGGCTTCAAAGCTGGACTATGATGAGGAAATAAGTGCTGTGCTTAAGAAG GTTGAGCCAAATGCACATAGAATTGAAGAACACCGCAGGAAGTATGATAGGCTGCGCAAAGAACGAGAAGATAGAAAGAATGAGTGTGAGAGACAACGAAGAAAGGCTGAAGCTCAG GCTGCTTATGAGAAGGCCAAGAAGCAAGAAGAATCCTCATCAAATAGGAGagctggtggcatgcctggtggCTTCCCTGGTGGAATGCCAGGA GGGTTTCCTGGGGGCATGCCCGGGGGCTCTCCTGGGGCCATGCCTGGTGGCTCTCCTGGGGCCATGCCAGGGGGCTCTCCTGGGGCCATGCCTGGAGGAATGCCTGGTAACATGGACTACAGTAAAATACTGAAT GACCCTGAGTTAATGGCGGCATTCAAGGATCCTGATGTCATGGCTGCCCTACAAGATG TGATGAAGAACCCTGCTAACTTGGCCAAGCATCAGGCAAATCCTAAAGTTGCTCCCATTATTGCGAAAATGATGAGCAAATTTGCTGGAAGTAACTGA
- the LOC104118949 gene encoding FAM10 family protein At4g22670-like isoform X1: MEPAKLNELKQFVEQCKSNPSILSNPSLSFFRDYIESLGGKLPPAAYDTGDYKAKSHVVDESDDEVGDDENDAHAKGAVEEDEEPEIIESDIEFDESDTVEPDNDEPQKMGDPSVEVTEEARDASQESKAQALEAISEGKLEDAIEHLTKAVLLNPTSAIMYAARASVYIKMKKPNAAIRDANAALEINPDSAKGYKSRGIARAMLGKWEEAAKDLHLASKLDYDEEISAVLKKVEPNAHRIEEHRRKYDRLRKEREDRKNECERQRRKAEAQAAYEKAKKQEESSSNRRAGGMPGGFPGGMPGGFPGGMPGGFPGMPGGFPGGMPGGFPGGMPGGFPGGMPGGSPGAMPGGSPGAMPGGSPGAMPGGMPGNMDYSKILNDPELMAAFKDPDVMAALQDVMKNPANLAKHQANPKVAPIIAKMMSKFAGSN; the protein is encoded by the exons ATGGAGCCGGCGAAGTTGAATGAACTGAAGCAATTCGTCGAACAGTGCAAATCCAATCCTTCTATTCTCTCTAATCCTTCTCTTTCCTTCTTCCGTGACTACATTGAAAG tcTCGGTGGTAAACTTCCTCCGGCTGCTTACGACACTGGAGATTACAAAGCG AAGTCTCATGTGGTGGATGAGAGTGATGACGAGGTGGGTGATGATGAGAACGATGCTCATGCTAAAGGGGCGGTTGAAGAAGACGAGGAGCCTGAGATAATTGAATCTGATATTGAGTTTGATGAGAGTGACACTGTGGAACCTGACAATGATGAGCCACAAAAG ATGGGAGACCCTTCTGTTGAGGTGACCGAAGAAGCCCGCGATGCTTCTCAAGAGTCCAAAGCTCAGGCCTTGGAAGCAATTTCTGAAG GTAAGCTAGAAGATGCAATTGAGCATCTTACAAAGGCAGTTCTCCTCAATCCTACATCAGCAATTATGTATGCTGCTAGAG CTAGTGTGTATATCAAGATGAAGAAGCCAAATGCTGCCATACGAGATGCAAATGCAGCGTTAGAG ATAAACCCAGATTCTGCTAAAGGTTACAAATCACGTGGCATTGCACGTGCCATGCTGGGAAAATGGGAGGAAGCTGCTAAGGATCTTCACTTGGCTTCAAAGCTGGACTATGATGAGGAAATAAGTGCTGTGCTTAAGAAG GTTGAGCCAAATGCACATAGAATTGAAGAACACCGCAGGAAGTATGATAGGCTGCGCAAAGAACGAGAAGATAGAAAGAATGAGTGTGAGAGACAACGAAGAAAGGCTGAAGCTCAG GCTGCTTATGAGAAGGCCAAGAAGCAAGAAGAATCCTCATCAAATAGGAGagctggtggcatgcctggtggCTTCCCTGGTGGAATGCCAGGAGGGTTTCCTGGGGGCATGCCCGGGGGTTTTCCTGGCATGCCTGGTGGGTTTCCTGGGGGCATGCCTGGTGGGTTTCCTGGGGGTATGCCCGGTGGGTTTCCTGGGGGCATGCCCGGGGGCTCTCCTGGGGCCATGCCTGGTGGCTCTCCTGGGGCCATGCCAGGGGGCTCTCCTGGGGCCATGCCTGGAGGAATGCCTGGTAACATGGACTACAGTAAAATACTGAAT GACCCTGAGTTAATGGCGGCATTCAAGGATCCTGATGTCATGGCTGCCCTACAAGATG TGATGAAGAACCCTGCTAACTTGGCCAAGCATCAGGCAAATCCTAAAGTTGCTCCCATTATTGCGAAAATGATGAGCAAATTTGCTGGAAGTAACTGA